The following are encoded together in the Triticum dicoccoides isolate Atlit2015 ecotype Zavitan chromosome 6B, WEW_v2.0, whole genome shotgun sequence genome:
- the LOC119322271 gene encoding receptor-like protein 2 — protein MQSLHFSYKTHTNKLHIPSLGLALVLLVCLASHTSSCTEQEKGSLLQFLAKLSQDGGLAASWRNGTNCCKWEGITCREDGTVTAVLLPSKGLQGHISQSLGNLTGLQYLDLSDNLLSGGLPVELVFSNSITTLDVSFNRLNSILDELPSSTPDRSMQVLNISSNLFVGQFPSTIWKAMGNLVALNASNNSFTGQIPAYFCETSPFFAVLDLCFNKFSGNIPQGLCDCSRLRELRAGNNNLSGTLPDELFNATLLEYLSFPNNDLHGALDDVLIINLRNIVTLDLGGNKFSGRIPDSIGQLKKLEEFHLDNNMMLGELPSALSNCTNLRTIDIKTNKFSGELTKVNFSNLPSLKTLDLLNNNFTGTVPESIYSCSNLTALRLEGNKLHGQLSPQISNLKSLSFLALGKNNFTNITNTLQILKSCRNITTLLIGDNFKGELMPEDDSNDGFENLQVLDIKDCQLSGEIPVWISRLTHLKMLLLNSNQLTGPIPTWISSLRYLFFMDVSNNNLIGEILLTFTEMPMLTDSKTHLDPRVFELPLYKGPSLQYRVVTSFPNTLNLSNNNFTGVIPPQIGQLEVLGVLDFSFNKLFGQIPQSFCNLTNLQVLDLSNNNLTGDIPAALNSLHFLSAFSISNNDLQGPIPSGGQFETFQNSSFDGNPKLCGSILSHKCVSVKAQEAIILSRKQTDYKVGFVIAFSAFFGVGVLYDQLVLSRYFS, from the coding sequence ATGCAGTCACTCCATTTTTCATACAAGACACACACCAACAAATTGCACATACCTTCCCTCGGCCTTGCTCTTGTGCTGCTGGTCTGCTTGGCCTCTCATACCAGTTCCTGCACGGAGCAGGAGAAGGGCTCCCTTCTCCAGTTCCTTGCCAAGCTCTCACAAGACGGTGGCCTCGCTGCATCCTGGCGGAATGGCACGAATTGCTGCAAGTGGGAAGGGATCACCTGCAGGGAAGATGGGACGGTCACCGCTGTCTTGCTGCCTTCGAAGGGCCTCCAGGGGCACATCTCACAATCCCTTGGAAACCTAACCGGGCTGCAGTACCTTGATCTCTCTGACAACTTGTTGTCCGGTGGTCTGCCGGTGGAGTTGGTGTTCTCCAACAGCATCACAACCCTTGATGTCAGCTTTAACCGGCTCAATAGCATACTCGACGAGCTGCCATCTTCAACCCCTGACCGGTCTATGCAGGTACTGAACATCTCAAGCAACTTATTTGTGGGACAGTTTCCATCCACCATATGGAAAGCAATGGGGAATCTGGTCGCACTCAATGCCAGCAACAACAGCTTTACTGGGCAGATACCAGCTTATTTCTGTGAAACCTCACCATTCTTCGCCGTGCTTGATCTATGCTTCAACAAATTCAGTGGCAACATCCCCCAAGGACTTTGTGATTGCTCCAGGCTGAGAGAGCTCAGGGCCGGGAACAACAACCTCAGTGGAACACTCCCAGATGAACTCTTCAACGCTACCTTGTTGGAGTACCTGTCTTTTCCTAACAATGATCTACATGGAGCTCTTGATGATGTGCTCATAATCAACCTCAGAAATATCGTCACCCTAGATCTTGGAGGGAACAAATTCAGTGGCAGGATTCCAGATTCTATAGGTCAGCTCAAGAAACTGGAGGAGTTCCATTTGGACAACAACATGATGTTAGGGGAGTTGCCATCAGCTCTGAGCAACTGCACGAATCTCAGAACAATTGATATCAAGACGAACAAATTCAGTGGAGAACTCACCAAGGTCAATTTCTCCAACCTTCCCTCTCTGAAAACATTAGACCTTCTGAACAACAACTTCACTGGCACAGTTCCAGAAAGCATTTACTCCTGCAGCAATCTGACTGCACTGCGGCTAGAAGGCAACAAGTTACATGGGCAGCTTTCACCACAAATAAGCAATCTGAAGTCCCTCTCCTTCCTAGCACTTGGTAAAAACAATTTCACAAACATCACAAATACACTTCAGATCCTTAAGAGCTGCAGGAACATTACCACTCTTCTTATCGGCGATAACTTCAAGGGAGAGCTCATGCCAGAGGATGACAGCAATGATGGCTTTGAAAATCTCCAGGTTTTGGACATCAAAGATTGCCAGTTGTCGGGAGAAATACCTGTATGGATATCAAGGCTCACACATTTGAAGATGTTACTTTTAAATAGCAATCAACTCACTGGGCCAATACCAACCTGGATCAGCTCCCTAAGATATCTCTTCTTTATGGATGTGTCAAATAACAATCTTATAGGAGAGATTCTGTTAACCTTCACGGAGATGCCCATGCTAACTGACAGCAAAACTCATTTAGACCCAAGGGTCTTTGAGCTGCCTCTTTATAAAGGTCCATCACTTCAATACCGTGTGGTTACATCTTTCCCAAACACGTTAAATCTAAGCAACAACAACTTCACAGGTGTGATTCCCCCACAGATTGGTCAGTTGGAAGTGCTTGGTGtacttgatttcagtttcaataagTTATTCGGGCAGATCCCCCAATCGTTTTGCAACCTCACAAACTTGCAGGTGCTAGACTTGTCCAACAACAATCTCACAGGTGATATCCCAGCTGCATTGAATAGCCTGCACTTCCTTTCAGCATTCAGCATTTCAAACAATGACCTACAAGGGCCTATTCCATCTGGAGGCCAGTTTGAAACATTTCAGAATTCTAGTTTTGATGGGAACCCAAAGCTGTGTGGCTCTATTCTCAGTCACAAATGTGTTTCTGTAAAAGCACAAGAAGCCATCATTCTGTCAAGAAAACAAACTGACTACAAGGTGGGCTTTGTGATTGCCTTCAGTGCGTTCTTTGGTGTAGGGGTGTTGTATGATCAGTTAGTCTTATCCAGGTATTTTAGCTAG